A window from Saprospiraceae bacterium encodes these proteins:
- a CDS encoding DUF4065 domain-containing protein: protein MEFGILDHSLFHDAPEAWSNGPVYRIIWDEYKINYQRHEHIVFNSTYDLENEYKSRTSNLQLNDDQLELLHSILKKIWSTLFWLFSFPYSFRTAVE from the coding sequence ATGGAATTTGGCATTTTAGACCACTCGTTATTTCATGATGCTCCTGAGGCTTGGTCGAACGGTCCAGTGTATAGGATTATTTGGGACGAGTACAAAATAAATTATCAGAGACATGAGCACATTGTTTTTAATTCGACTTATGATCTTGAAAATGAGTACAAAAGCAGGACAAGTAATCTTCAATTAAATGATGATCAGTTGGAGTTATTGCATTCGATACTTAAAAAAATATGGAGCACACTCTTCTGGTTATTTAGTTTTCCTTACTCATTCAGAACTGCCGTGGAATGA